Proteins co-encoded in one Chloroflexota bacterium genomic window:
- a CDS encoding aldolase/citrate lyase family protein, translating to MAKLRPNRIKRKLAEGGVATVPAGVNTPDMIDLMGPWGFDGFWIEAEHGPVDFGDIADLTRACDLWGVTSIVRVNRVEPGIIYRTLDQGAQGIVVPHVNTADEARQIVDAAKFAPIGHRGMFGSRQGYGVDDYLNKANDETLIVILVEDIQAVRNLPELLEVDHIDVFFVAPSDLGQSMGILDSTAPEIRELTEKTIRQIVDAGRVAGTLAFTSDAAHWIDVGARFLHPPWTPWLEGGAREFLRNTGGAT from the coding sequence ATGGCCAAACTCCGACCGAACCGCATCAAGCGCAAGCTCGCCGAGGGCGGGGTGGCAACCGTCCCCGCCGGCGTGAACACGCCCGACATGATCGACCTCATGGGCCCGTGGGGGTTCGACGGCTTCTGGATCGAGGCCGAGCACGGGCCGGTCGACTTCGGCGACATCGCCGACCTCACGCGCGCCTGCGACCTGTGGGGCGTGACGTCCATCGTGCGCGTCAACCGCGTGGAGCCCGGCATCATCTACCGCACGCTGGACCAAGGTGCGCAGGGCATCGTCGTACCGCACGTCAACACCGCCGACGAGGCGCGGCAAATCGTGGACGCCGCCAAGTTCGCGCCCATCGGGCATCGCGGCATGTTTGGCTCGCGCCAGGGCTACGGCGTGGACGACTACCTGAACAAGGCGAACGACGAAACGCTGATCGTGATCCTGGTGGAGGACATACAGGCGGTCCGCAACCTGCCGGAGCTGCTCGAGGTCGATCACATCGACGTGTTCTTCGTCGCGCCGTCGGACCTTGGCCAAAGCATGGGGATTCTGGATAGCACCGCGCCGGAGATTCGCGAACTGACCGAGAAGACGATTCGCCAGATCGTCGACGCCGGTCGAGTGGCGGGCACGCTCGCCTTCACGTCAGACGCGGCCCACTGGATCGACGTCGGCGCCCGCTTTCTGCACCCGCCCTGGACGCCCTGGCTGGAGGGCGGCGCGCGAGAGTTTCTCAGGAACACCGGCGGCGCGACCTAG